A part of Thiomicrorhabdus sediminis genomic DNA contains:
- a CDS encoding alpha/beta hydrolase, with product MKTRFALFAKVFAGLALCTALVNSAYAAEVKEIKQTHQGMQLNANLLLADGGGFDDKMVLLTHGTLTHKERSTYAQLQKNLAAQGVSSLAINLSLGLNDRHGEYDCNVAHTHKHTDALQEIGFWLDWLKSQGATAVTLMGHSRGGNQTAWFATEHDSDIIKNVVLVAPATGEQQSPAEYEEKYGKSLASVMAKAKKMVAAGKGNEMMADTDFIYCKKAKVAAASFVDYYEVKPQFDTPTLLKDINKPTLVVMGSADTVVADLPEKIQPLADAGKVETLMLEDADHFFLDFANEDLAAAVAEFM from the coding sequence ATGAAAACCCGATTTGCTCTATTTGCGAAAGTATTTGCCGGTTTGGCATTATGCACGGCTTTGGTTAATTCGGCCTATGCGGCAGAGGTCAAAGAAATTAAGCAAACTCATCAAGGCATGCAATTGAACGCCAATCTTCTGCTGGCCGATGGGGGCGGATTTGATGACAAAATGGTTCTGTTGACTCATGGAACCCTTACCCACAAAGAACGTTCAACCTATGCGCAACTGCAAAAAAATCTTGCTGCTCAGGGTGTCAGTTCATTGGCAATCAATTTGTCTTTGGGCTTGAACGACCGCCATGGTGAATACGACTGTAATGTTGCGCATACCCACAAACATACTGATGCACTTCAGGAGATCGGTTTCTGGTTGGATTGGCTGAAATCGCAAGGTGCGACAGCGGTAACCTTGATGGGCCATTCACGTGGCGGTAATCAGACGGCATGGTTTGCCACAGAGCATGACAGTGATATCATCAAAAATGTGGTTCTGGTAGCTCCAGCAACGGGTGAGCAACAGTCCCCTGCCGAGTATGAAGAAAAATACGGCAAGTCTCTAGCAAGCGTGATGGCTAAGGCTAAAAAGATGGTTGCTGCCGGTAAGGGCAATGAGATGATGGCAGATACCGACTTCATCTACTGTAAAAAAGCCAAAGTCGCCGCGGCTTCATTTGTCGATTATTACGAGGTTAAGCCGCAATTTGATACGCCGACCTTATTGAAAGACATTAATAAACCAACACTGGTTGTTATGGGGAGTGCGGATACCGTGGTAGCGGATTTACCGGAAAAAATTCAACCTTTAGCCGACGCAGGTAAAGTGGAAACCCTAATGTTGGAAGACGCAGACCATTTCTTTTTGGACTTTGCCAATGAAGACTTAGCGGCAGCGGTTGCTGAGTTTATGTAA
- the ung gene encoding uracil-DNA glycosylase — protein sequence MTNNNIQLDPSWLKYLQAEFDEPYMQQLKQHLSNEKQAGKTILPQGNLWLNALNSTPLQQVKVVILGQDPYPTIGHPHGLCFSVMPDVSPLPKSLLNINKELLEDLGIDNSHSGYLQPWADQGVLLLNAVLTVEAGKANAHQGLGWERFTDKIIELINQQCEHVVFILWGAYAQKKGAAIDTNKHLVIKSPHPSPLSAYRGFFGSRPFSQANHYLIQHGKPPINWQL from the coding sequence ATGACAAACAACAATATCCAACTCGATCCAAGCTGGCTCAAATACCTGCAAGCAGAATTTGATGAGCCTTATATGCAACAACTCAAACAACATTTAAGCAATGAAAAACAGGCCGGTAAAACCATACTGCCACAAGGCAACCTCTGGCTTAATGCATTGAACAGCACCCCGTTGCAACAGGTCAAGGTCGTTATTCTCGGTCAAGACCCGTATCCGACCATCGGCCACCCACACGGCCTGTGCTTCTCGGTGATGCCGGATGTCTCACCCTTGCCTAAATCGCTTTTGAATATCAATAAAGAACTACTTGAAGACCTTGGCATTGATAACTCTCATAGCGGCTATCTGCAACCTTGGGCAGACCAAGGGGTATTGCTGCTAAATGCGGTATTAACGGTTGAGGCCGGCAAGGCAAATGCTCATCAAGGACTGGGTTGGGAAAGGTTTACCGATAAGATTATCGAGCTGATCAACCAGCAATGCGAGCATGTGGTGTTTATTCTCTGGGGAGCCTATGCTCAGAAAAAAGGCGCCGCGATCGATACAAACAAACATTTGGTGATTAAAAGCCCTCACCCTTCCCCGCTTTCAGCCTATAGAGGCTTTTTCGGTAGCCGCCCTTTCTCACAAGCCAACCATTACCTAATTCAACACGGCAAACCGCCCATCAATTGGCAACTTTAA
- the parE gene encoding DNA topoisomerase IV subunit B, with translation MSENYNASEIEVLTGLDPVRKRPGMYTDTTRPNHLAQEVIDNSVDEALAGFANEIKVIHYADGSMSIEDNGRGMPVDIHPEEGVPGVEVIMTRLHAGGKFSNKAYNFSGGLHGVGISVVNALSSKVEIEIKRDAKRYSISFANGELAEPLSEIGKVGKKNTGTLVRFWPDAKFFDTAKYAINKLTHLLRAKAVLSPGLKITFIDELSNQTTEWLYENGLKDYLNDALDGLERLPLEGFIGEAHNENEGVDWAIAWLAEPSESLMESYVNLIPTPQGGTHVNGLRSGATDAIREFCEFRNLIPRGVKITPEDAWMNVAFVLSAKVREPQFAGQTKERLSSRECVPFISGVVKDALSLWLNQHTEVAEKIAEMVIQNASNRSKKAKKVTRKKITSGPALPGKLADCTESDLTRTELFLVEGDSAGGSAKQARDRNYQAIMPLRGKILNTWEVESGQVLASQEIHDISVAIGVDPGSEDLSGLRYGKICILADADSDGLHIATLICALFVRHFPQLVAAGHIYVAMPPLYRVDVGKQVFYALDEAERQGVLDRIEAEKMSGKVSVTRFKGLGEMNPGQLRETTMLPETRRLVQLSMEEQVDEVMDMLLAKKRSSDRKVWLEDKGDLAEV, from the coding sequence GTGAGTGAAAACTACAACGCATCCGAAATTGAAGTTCTAACAGGGTTAGATCCAGTTCGTAAACGCCCCGGTATGTATACAGATACTACCCGTCCCAATCACTTAGCACAAGAGGTAATTGACAACAGTGTCGATGAGGCGCTTGCCGGTTTTGCTAATGAAATCAAAGTGATTCACTATGCCGATGGCTCCATGAGCATTGAAGATAATGGCCGAGGTATGCCGGTGGATATCCATCCGGAAGAAGGCGTGCCTGGGGTTGAGGTCATTATGACCCGACTGCATGCCGGCGGGAAGTTCTCCAATAAAGCCTATAATTTCTCCGGTGGTTTGCATGGTGTGGGGATTTCGGTGGTGAATGCCTTATCCAGCAAGGTGGAGATCGAGATCAAACGTGATGCCAAACGTTATTCAATCAGTTTTGCCAATGGCGAGCTGGCCGAGCCTTTGAGTGAGATTGGCAAGGTCGGCAAAAAAAATACCGGTACTTTGGTGCGTTTTTGGCCGGATGCAAAATTCTTCGATACAGCGAAATATGCCATCAATAAGCTTACCCATCTGCTTCGAGCCAAAGCGGTCTTAAGCCCGGGGCTTAAAATCACTTTTATCGATGAATTGAGCAATCAGACCACAGAATGGCTCTACGAGAACGGTCTGAAAGATTATCTAAACGATGCGTTGGACGGCCTGGAACGTTTGCCATTGGAAGGTTTTATCGGTGAAGCACATAATGAAAACGAAGGTGTTGACTGGGCGATTGCTTGGTTGGCGGAACCGTCGGAATCCTTAATGGAAAGTTATGTCAATCTTATCCCTACGCCGCAAGGGGGGACTCATGTCAATGGTTTGCGCTCCGGGGCGACCGATGCCATTCGTGAGTTTTGTGAATTCCGTAACTTGATTCCGCGCGGGGTGAAAATCACCCCGGAAGATGCTTGGATGAATGTCGCCTTTGTATTGTCAGCCAAGGTGCGTGAACCGCAGTTTGCCGGACAGACCAAAGAGCGCCTCTCTTCACGTGAGTGTGTGCCGTTTATTTCCGGAGTGGTTAAGGATGCGTTGAGTTTATGGCTGAACCAGCATACCGAGGTGGCCGAAAAAATCGCGGAGATGGTGATTCAGAATGCCTCCAATCGCAGTAAAAAAGCCAAAAAGGTGACGCGTAAGAAAATCACCTCAGGGCCGGCATTGCCAGGTAAATTGGCGGATTGTACCGAGAGTGATTTGACACGCACCGAGTTGTTTCTGGTTGAAGGGGATTCTGCCGGCGGTTCGGCAAAACAGGCGCGTGACAGAAACTATCAAGCGATTATGCCGTTGCGCGGTAAGATCCTAAACACTTGGGAAGTGGAATCCGGCCAGGTTTTGGCGTCTCAGGAGATTCATGATATTTCCGTTGCGATCGGCGTCGATCCCGGATCGGAAGATCTTTCAGGGCTGCGCTACGGTAAGATTTGTATTCTGGCCGATGCGGATTCCGATGGCCTGCATATCGCCACCTTGATTTGTGCATTGTTTGTGCGTCATTTCCCGCAGTTGGTTGCCGCCGGGCATATTTATGTCGCCATGCCACCTTTATATCGCGTGGATGTCGGTAAACAGGTGTTTTATGCCTTGGATGAAGCCGAACGCCAAGGTGTGTTGGATAGAATCGAAGCGGAAAAAATGAGCGGTAAGGTTTCGGTTACCCGATTCAAGGGGTTGGGGGAGATGAACCCGGGTCAATTGCGTGAAACCACTATGTTGCCGGAAACTCGTCGCCTGGTTCAATTAAGTATGGAAGAACAGGTCGATGAGGTGATGGATATGTTGTTGGCGAAAAAACGTTCCAGTGACCGCAAAGTATGGTTGGAAGACAAGGGCGATTTAGCAGAAGTCTAA
- a CDS encoding OmpA/MotB family protein has product MSLIMARAKSAWLLAFADVVTLLITFFIMTIALHKGEISKLQRWVEQQITESYLQIESNIQQQQLDSIEAKRSVRGIVLTLRSDEAFESASYIPTQKAQQQLKSLAEVLTQTPLFAWHDNSDMRHIIDSAKADGMHWWVDINAEGHTDNDRVDPLSPLRNNFFLSTLRAQNVMQLLHQYSALPVTVFSVSGYGPWQPLASNANAIGKAKNRRVEIVINASFQQLAKADGS; this is encoded by the coding sequence ATGAGTTTGATTATGGCGCGAGCCAAGTCGGCTTGGTTATTGGCCTTTGCGGATGTGGTCACCCTGCTGATTACCTTTTTTATTATGACTATCGCCTTGCATAAGGGGGAGATCAGCAAATTACAGCGTTGGGTAGAACAGCAGATAACAGAGAGTTACCTGCAGATTGAAAGCAATATTCAACAACAACAATTGGACAGTATTGAGGCCAAACGCAGTGTGCGTGGTATCGTCTTGACCTTACGCAGTGACGAAGCCTTTGAATCGGCTAGCTATATTCCTACGCAGAAGGCGCAGCAACAACTCAAATCGCTGGCCGAAGTGTTGACTCAAACGCCGCTTTTCGCCTGGCATGATAATAGCGATATGCGTCATATTATCGACTCGGCTAAAGCCGATGGCATGCATTGGTGGGTTGATATCAATGCAGAAGGACACACCGATAATGATAGGGTCGATCCCTTGTCACCGTTACGCAATAACTTCTTTCTCAGTACTTTGCGGGCGCAGAATGTCATGCAGTTATTGCATCAATACAGCGCTTTGCCGGTAACGGTATTTTCGGTGAGCGGTTATGGCCCCTGGCAACCCCTGGCAAGTAATGCCAATGCCATCGGCAAGGCCAAGAATCGTCGGGTGGAAATTGTCATTAACGCCAGCTTTCAGCAGCTTGCCAAAGCTGACGGTTCTTAA
- a CDS encoding methyl-accepting chemotaxis protein, translating into MFRMPHLLTADKKMLFILLGHLPFTAFLAPIGFDTWGFAMTMSAIIGTLVIASYFSLRGTRWFGILSGVFLMLFSATLIQTQMGRIEMHFHIFVALAFTLLYKDWLVVVSAAAVGALHHIVLTYLQLNEVAIAGVPIMLYNYDCSWSITFLHALFVVIESAVLIYYSRLMKYDADVAYRVQATINAVSNNGDFSQRVEQFKEHSSAQATNTLLNNIEVAFKEINQVMDAIAHGRFDQRVQGEFKGDLDQLKRSVNDSSESVTFTMQSLNTLMEGIHQGDFSVRMSDKVKGDLKTKVDNAMSQTESIISTLMDVMTGLAEGNFSQRIDVPAAGQLDELKKNVNHALDEVQAAFNEINKASERMASGKLNQLIDKQYKGELNTIKQGLNSAFSNLNALINDVTQMNAKLQQASQSISTDSNSLSESLSHHATELQHTAQRMEQITHEVKQAADSAVEANKLSDQARHQAQTGVEVMNNTIDSMREIQSSSHKIAEIVGLIDSIAFQTNLLALNAAVEAARAGEQGRGFAVVAGEVRSLAQKSADAAKEIRALIDDTVDAVESGTQLVERSGEQLQEINQGINSVSEMISEMASLNLEQANGINTLNQEVSAMDESIQQNVQIANQAKDSATMMVGEVDNLSDSVSQFETDANLDQQLALTKK; encoded by the coding sequence ATGTTCCGAATGCCCCACTTGCTTACTGCTGATAAGAAAATGCTATTCATTTTACTGGGTCACCTACCGTTTACCGCCTTCCTAGCGCCGATCGGATTTGATACCTGGGGTTTCGCCATGACGATGAGTGCGATTATCGGCACACTGGTCATAGCCAGCTACTTCAGCTTAAGAGGCACACGCTGGTTCGGTATCTTATCCGGCGTATTTTTAATGCTGTTCTCGGCAACACTGATTCAAACCCAGATGGGGCGAATCGAGATGCACTTCCATATTTTTGTCGCTTTGGCATTCACACTGCTTTATAAAGACTGGCTGGTAGTGGTTTCTGCAGCAGCGGTAGGCGCACTCCATCACATTGTTCTGACTTACCTACAACTTAATGAAGTGGCGATTGCCGGCGTACCGATCATGCTTTACAACTATGATTGCAGTTGGTCAATCACCTTCTTGCATGCATTGTTCGTGGTTATCGAATCGGCCGTGCTTATCTACTATAGCCGACTAATGAAATATGACGCCGATGTGGCCTACCGCGTGCAAGCGACCATTAATGCCGTCTCCAACAACGGTGATTTCTCACAACGTGTAGAACAATTTAAAGAGCATTCTTCTGCGCAAGCGACCAACACTTTACTTAACAATATCGAAGTCGCCTTTAAGGAAATCAACCAGGTCATGGATGCTATCGCCCACGGTCGTTTTGACCAGCGCGTTCAGGGGGAATTCAAAGGAGATCTGGATCAACTCAAGCGCTCGGTCAATGACAGTTCCGAGAGCGTTACCTTTACCATGCAAAGCTTGAACACCTTAATGGAAGGTATTCATCAGGGTGATTTCTCGGTACGCATGAGCGATAAGGTCAAAGGCGATCTGAAAACCAAAGTTGATAACGCCATGTCGCAAACCGAGAGCATTATTTCGACCTTAATGGATGTCATGACCGGGCTTGCCGAAGGTAACTTTAGCCAGCGCATTGATGTCCCGGCAGCCGGGCAATTGGATGAACTCAAAAAAAATGTCAATCACGCCCTGGATGAGGTGCAAGCGGCTTTTAATGAAATTAACAAGGCTTCGGAACGCATGGCTTCCGGTAAGCTAAATCAGCTAATTGATAAACAATATAAAGGTGAACTTAACACCATTAAACAAGGTCTCAACAGCGCCTTTAGCAACCTGAACGCATTGATTAACGACGTCACCCAAATGAATGCTAAATTGCAGCAAGCCTCGCAAAGCATCTCAACAGACAGCAACAGCCTTTCTGAAAGCCTGAGCCACCATGCCACCGAACTGCAACATACCGCGCAACGCATGGAACAGATTACCCATGAGGTGAAGCAGGCCGCGGACAGTGCGGTAGAGGCCAATAAACTGTCCGATCAAGCGCGTCATCAAGCACAAACCGGGGTAGAGGTAATGAACAACACCATTGATTCAATGCGTGAGATTCAAAGCTCTAGCCATAAGATTGCCGAAATTGTCGGCCTGATCGACAGCATCGCTTTCCAAACCAACCTATTGGCACTTAATGCGGCGGTTGAAGCGGCACGTGCCGGTGAACAAGGTCGCGGCTTTGCCGTAGTTGCCGGTGAAGTACGCTCATTGGCACAAAAATCTGCCGATGCCGCCAAGGAAATTCGCGCCTTGATTGACGATACCGTTGATGCGGTCGAATCCGGCACCCAACTCGTTGAACGCTCTGGAGAACAACTGCAAGAAATCAACCAAGGCATTAACAGTGTCAGTGAAATGATCAGTGAAATGGCGAGCCTAAACCTTGAACAGGCAAATGGTATCAATACTTTGAACCAAGAAGTTTCAGCCATGGACGAATCGATCCAGCAAAACGTGCAGATTGCCAATCAGGCCAAGGATTCGGCGACCATGATGGTTGGCGAGGTCGACAATTTGTCTGACAGTGTCAGTCAATTTGAAACCGATGCTAATCTAGATCAGCAATTAGCCCTGACCAAGAAGTAA
- a CDS encoding methyl-accepting chemotaxis protein, which produces MLKGIETELQKSLPNFDSDNLMRQKIDVFHAHPEHQAKILEELKDTYNARIEVGTLTIDLIIDPIFDDQGKRIGTVAEWKNMTEQLAIERNIENLIEEASKGNMSSRIDVSKLHGFERQISESINTLLDTFTQVTNNLNRILSNMAAGDLTSKLEGQYQGELRAMQSATNNALANINLTLNQVNTGAIEIGNMAKEVAIASEDLSQRTQEQAASLEQTAASMEELTATLEASSESTNSANKIAHTSVSQAEEGIKVMSDTLNAMSGIAELSHKIGEITSVIDSIAFQTNLLALNAAVEAARAGEHGRGFAVVAGEVRNLAQKSAEAAKDITQLINSTIQQIDNGTSLVEQTNQVFEEMVGSIKEVEKLVEQVTQTEEEQVRGVREVNVAIRNLDQVTQQNAALVEELSATAGNMNHESENQAEFISRFKLTSATNNRKLNIDFADAKMKHKAWLTELDLLITGQECSFNFDEASNPKVCPLGIWIYGDGQQYMHLSNMQRLEQLHAEFHAEIGQAIESCRIDDYDQARTLRNQALEVSEQILSTIDDLNDELHNQNTSTMALPTP; this is translated from the coding sequence ATGCTTAAAGGCATTGAAACAGAACTACAGAAGAGCTTGCCGAACTTCGATAGCGATAACCTAATGCGCCAGAAAATCGATGTTTTCCATGCTCACCCGGAACATCAAGCCAAAATTTTAGAAGAACTCAAAGACACCTATAACGCTCGTATCGAGGTAGGGACACTGACCATTGATTTGATTATCGATCCAATCTTTGACGATCAGGGAAAACGTATCGGAACCGTTGCCGAATGGAAAAACATGACCGAACAACTTGCCATTGAACGTAATATCGAAAACCTGATTGAAGAAGCTTCCAAAGGTAACATGTCTTCTCGTATAGACGTTTCGAAATTGCATGGTTTTGAACGTCAGATATCCGAATCGATTAACACTTTACTGGATACCTTCACACAGGTCACCAATAACTTGAACCGAATTTTATCGAACATGGCAGCCGGCGATCTGACTTCAAAACTGGAAGGCCAATACCAAGGTGAACTAAGGGCCATGCAGAGCGCTACCAATAACGCTTTGGCAAATATCAATTTAACCCTAAACCAGGTCAATACTGGAGCTATTGAAATTGGCAATATGGCCAAAGAAGTGGCTATCGCCAGTGAAGACTTGTCACAGCGCACCCAAGAACAAGCCGCATCACTGGAACAGACTGCGGCCAGCATGGAAGAATTGACCGCAACTTTGGAAGCTTCTTCAGAAAGCACCAATAGCGCCAATAAAATAGCGCATACAAGTGTAAGTCAAGCAGAGGAAGGTATTAAAGTCATGTCCGACACGCTCAATGCCATGTCGGGCATTGCCGAATTGAGTCATAAGATTGGTGAAATCACCAGCGTCATCGACAGTATCGCTTTCCAAACCAACTTACTGGCACTGAACGCAGCGGTTGAAGCGGCTCGTGCCGGTGAACACGGTAGAGGGTTCGCAGTAGTTGCCGGTGAAGTTCGTAACTTGGCACAAAAATCTGCAGAAGCGGCAAAAGATATTACCCAATTAATCAACTCCACCATCCAACAAATCGACAATGGAACCAGCCTTGTCGAACAGACCAACCAAGTCTTTGAAGAAATGGTCGGCAGCATTAAGGAAGTTGAGAAACTTGTCGAACAAGTCACGCAGACAGAAGAGGAGCAGGTTCGAGGGGTGCGCGAAGTTAATGTCGCAATTCGCAACCTTGATCAGGTCACCCAACAAAATGCCGCACTGGTTGAAGAACTCTCGGCCACAGCCGGAAACATGAACCATGAATCGGAAAACCAGGCTGAGTTCATTTCACGCTTTAAACTCACCTCTGCCACTAATAACCGTAAATTGAACATCGATTTTGCCGATGCCAAAATGAAACACAAGGCTTGGCTAACAGAGCTGGATTTACTGATTACCGGCCAAGAATGCAGTTTTAATTTTGATGAAGCAAGCAACCCAAAAGTCTGCCCGTTAGGAATTTGGATTTATGGCGACGGCCAACAATATATGCACCTCTCCAATATGCAAAGACTTGAACAGCTTCACGCCGAATTCCATGCAGAAATCGGTCAAGCAATCGAGTCTTGCCGCATCGATGATTACGACCAAGCCCGTACTTTAAGAAATCAGGCGCTGGAAGTGTCTGAGCAAATTCTCAGCACCATCGATGACCTGAATGATGAGCTACATAATCAAAATACATCAACCATGGCTCTGCCAACCCCCTGA
- the pdxH gene encoding pyridoxamine 5'-phosphate oxidase, whose translation MPNRDYHQERREYEYTELTRDSLHGNPFEQFNAWMDEAMRAHIMDPTAMSVATVDSQGQPHSRIVLLKEIDETGYVFYSHYDSHKGVEISHNPLAALLFFWPQMDRQIRIEGRLEKVSRQQSEDYFHSRPRDSQIAAASSNQSQVVAGRKTLEQNFALKGEEYQLTDIPCPEHWGGYRLVPSQFEFWQGRANRLHDRFIYFIDEHQHWDIERLSP comes from the coding sequence ATGCCAAATCGAGACTACCATCAAGAGCGACGTGAGTACGAATACACCGAGCTGACTCGTGACTCACTGCACGGCAATCCCTTTGAGCAATTCAATGCCTGGATGGATGAGGCCATGCGTGCCCATATTATGGATCCCACCGCGATGTCGGTTGCGACCGTTGACAGCCAAGGCCAACCGCACAGTCGAATTGTACTGCTGAAAGAAATTGATGAAACCGGCTATGTTTTCTATAGCCACTACGATAGCCACAAAGGTGTTGAGATTTCGCATAACCCGCTTGCTGCGTTATTGTTCTTCTGGCCGCAAATGGATCGACAAATCCGTATTGAAGGCCGTTTGGAAAAAGTTTCGCGCCAGCAATCCGAAGATTATTTTCATTCACGTCCTCGCGACAGCCAAATCGCTGCCGCCTCATCCAATCAAAGCCAAGTAGTGGCAGGGCGTAAAACCTTAGAACAGAACTTTGCCCTTAAGGGGGAAGAGTATCAGCTTACCGATATCCCATGTCCGGAGCACTGGGGTGGTTACCGTCTGGTTCCAAGCCAGTTCGAATTCTGGCAAGGTCGTGCCAATCGCCTACATGACCGTTTTATCTACTTTATCGATGAACATCAACACTGGGATATCGAGCGTCTGTCTCCCTGA
- a CDS encoding SCO family protein codes for MLFAFFLSISLALFLLGPMALYHFSTGEYHGKKVLIPAPDFSLKDTHNQAHSLSQHQGKYTFIYFGYINCDGVCHNQVGTLFNVDRQNTSKQMDFLFITLDPDRDTVEMLTNYFDNLGKNFYALYTDNKRQLQNLTAQYKNYFYADKLGTSRADYRINHPGKIYLINPQGQIKLIYQNQFVRYDQILADLEKLENKQTAAQAL; via the coding sequence ATGCTATTCGCATTTTTTCTCAGCATTAGTCTGGCACTCTTTCTTCTGGGGCCGATGGCTCTATACCATTTCAGCACTGGCGAATACCACGGAAAAAAAGTTTTGATTCCAGCCCCGGATTTCAGTCTGAAAGACACCCACAATCAAGCGCATAGTTTGTCTCAGCATCAGGGTAAATACACCTTTATCTATTTTGGCTATATCAATTGTGATGGCGTCTGCCATAACCAAGTAGGCACGCTTTTCAATGTCGACAGACAAAACACATCAAAGCAAATGGATTTTCTGTTTATCACCCTCGACCCCGATCGCGACACTGTTGAGATGCTCACAAACTACTTCGATAACCTCGGTAAAAACTTTTATGCGCTCTACACTGATAATAAGAGACAATTACAGAACCTTACCGCGCAATACAAAAACTACTTTTATGCTGATAAACTAGGCACTAGCAGAGCCGATTACCGAATCAATCACCCCGGCAAGATTTACCTAATCAACCCGCAAGGGCAGATTAAGCTGATCTACCAGAACCAATTTGTACGTTATGACCAGATTCTGGCAGATCTTGAAAAATTAGAAAATAAACAAACCGCAGCACAAGCTCTGTAA
- a CDS encoding OmpA/MotB family protein, with protein sequence MSWLSTFTLSGSAQDLNESAAIEHIQRTRSWLMTYIALVTSLLAFFILIISMIEIEGSSLKRDHQKLTQAIYMDVKAAVADQSIDWLQVENTLTKGVRISIKPNLIRNQNLFASAQAKINPRYLPYLQSLAEVLQQVDIEALRQRYMKLVSSIEANGFDVKMMIRIEGHTDAHPLAQTARFKNNIELSTFRAYAMMDWLRIHLPLTRSHFVIAGYGSFQPILDDVYAADNRRIEIYIQPMLKQQRELAGTIL encoded by the coding sequence ATGTCTTGGTTGTCAACGTTCACGCTGAGTGGCTCTGCACAAGACCTCAATGAATCAGCGGCGATCGAGCATATCCAGCGCACCCGCAGCTGGTTGATGACTTATATCGCCTTAGTCACCTCTTTATTGGCCTTTTTTATCCTCATTATCAGTATGATCGAGATTGAAGGCTCTAGTCTGAAAAGAGACCATCAAAAGCTAACCCAGGCCATCTATATGGACGTAAAGGCCGCCGTTGCGGATCAATCAATCGATTGGCTACAAGTGGAAAATACCCTGACCAAAGGGGTGCGAATCAGCATAAAGCCCAATTTGATTCGCAATCAGAACCTATTTGCTTCGGCGCAAGCCAAAATCAATCCGCGTTATCTGCCTTATTTGCAAAGCCTAGCTGAAGTACTTCAGCAGGTCGATATCGAAGCGCTGCGTCAACGCTATATGAAGTTGGTCAGTTCGATTGAAGCCAACGGTTTTGACGTCAAAATGATGATCCGTATAGAAGGTCATACCGATGCGCACCCTCTGGCGCAAACCGCCAGGTTCAAAAATAATATCGAACTAAGTACCTTCCGCGCCTATGCGATGATGGATTGGCTGCGAATCCATCTGCCATTGACGCGCTCACATTTCGTTATTGCCGGCTACGGCAGTTTCCAGCCAATCTTGGATGACGTCTATGCTGCCGACAACCGTCGAATTGAAATCTATATTCAGCCGATGCTTAAGCAGCAGAGGGAACTGGCGGGGACGATATTATGA